Genomic DNA from Podospora pseudoanserina strain CBS 124.78 chromosome 4, whole genome shotgun sequence:
ACCCATGGCAACCTTGAACATGGGTTCTGGTAGATTGCTTCTCGCCCCCTTGACTACAAGATTGCAGCGTTATTCTGCTTCTGAAACATGAACTGTAGCTTACACTCACATACAGGCCATTCTCGGCACCTCTATACCCGGCAGACCTCGTGCATGAAACACTGTCCACCATTGCGCTCCTTTTCCAACAGTTCGAGTTCACGTTAACCACGCGGAGGGGCCGGTTCAGCCGGAACTCGTCGTGGCTGCGGAAGCTTCGCCTTGCCCACAAGCAGTCAGGACAACACCCAACTGGAATCGACCCTCGCCTCTCTATTTGTGGCACCTTCCAAGCCCACGACCGTCAGATCGAACGGTTCCACTTCTAGAGAGACAGCTAGTGATCCTAAAACAGACCTATGATGATACTACGCCGAGCTCTCTCCAGCAGTGGTGGTATGATCGTCGGAACGGGGTGCAATGGTACACCTTTTGGGTTGCGGTCCTTATGTTGCTCATCACGACCGTGCTGAGTTTGTTGCAAACGATGGCGGCTTTCTTGCAGGTGTGTAAGACTTATATCCCGACTGTTGAAGTTAAAGGGGGGGCGTAAGCTCCGAGAAGTATCCAGAGACTCGGAGAGACCTTGTAGCCCTTGGCAAAATTAGCTATGATAGAAGATTTCACTGAGCGCGGGAATGGAAAGCTTTTCGTACCCCCAACTCCACCTCGCACCCGCCAAGCAGACTCTTATCTGAAGTCTTTCCATTGTCTGACCTGTATGCGGATTGTTGCTTTGCTACCCGACCCCCTGATCAgcttcatcaccctccctaAACGCTGAGTCAGTATGCCGGAGATCAGACTTTGCATTGTGGCTGCAAATAGCAAAGCAAGCACAGCACTCATACAGGCCACCACCTCGGACTCGAGTATTCATCATCGTGTTTACTTTCTCCCAATTGGATTGGACAGTTCCCATTCCGAGGTACGGGATTGGACCCCTCGGACTCGGGTCCCCAGGCTCAATGAGGTTAGGTAATTCAAGGTCCTCACCAATCGGAATATTCCTGGTTTTGCTGGAACACCTCGCATTCGCTCACTGCTGGTGCACCTAGCCTGCCGCTTCTGGGTGCACCTGGCGACAAAGACTGCGTATTAACGCTGGGCCTTGTGTGAGGTGTTGCATGATCCTAACATCTCACCGAGCTCAAGAGCATGCCAtggctaggtaggtacctgggCTTAGTTGAACTGTGTATAAAGGGACCAGCCCTTCTCCAGGATCGAGCAACACTGCCTTCATGCCATATGAACAATTGCTTAAACAACGTCTTAACCACATACCTTCCCTATCACCTTGAAACCTTTGCAACTGCAAACCACGCCCAATCCCACAGGATTACTCAGAGTTGCTACTTGGTAAAAGTAAGGCCTCGCTGTTTTTACTTGTTTTGGTTTGATGCAAGTTATACGCTAGGCTAACCGCAATCTAGAGTTACAAGATGAATCCCTCGAGTCAAAGTCATGACCTTGCTGGCATTGGAGTATGGTCAGGATTTTCGGCATGTTTCACAAGCAACACTGGACCGACGATAGACATCAAGATAGAGAAGACCATGCTCTCTgatgggaagaaaaaggctgCCATGGTTTTTACGGAGGAGGGTTCGGGCAATAGGGATAAGGTTACCAGTAGCTATAGCCCTGTGGCTCAATGGCTGACTGAGAATTCGAAGGCTGCTCCATGGACCCACATCAGGAGTTAGAACTATATAAGGAAGAAAAACCCCAAATAGCCTCCATAAGTCTAGTGCTTCGAGCAGGTGGCAATAGTTCCTAGCTGCCTATCAGGAGTTAGAGCTCAACTGTGGTTCTGACACTATGAGATAATTCTGCATTACCTCAGCTGAATACCGAATCCTCTCAAGGCTTACTTGATCAAGCTCATCACTGCAGGGAATGCTATGCCTCGAGCCCATCAGCAACGAGTCAATGCCGGTGGCACGcacacctcaaccccaactcccgtGTATCAGGCACTCAACAGCGTACCAGCCCCGATTCGATTTTAtctctggggaggagagagagtaCGAAGTATGCAGTGTGGTGAAAGTAAAGGTGGGGCATAGGGGATATACAAAATGATCTGAGAGGTATTTTGCTGAAGAGAAGCGTATGGAGCACATTCTGGGCAAGGTTGAAAACACGGATGTCATATAACAGGATGGCCACAACAGGAAATTTGGGCATCAGAGACATTAATGGCAGACTGAAGCTAACCCCTGACTCAAGTGGGGCCATCTGGGGAGTCCCTTAAAGTTGCCATGGCAATATGGCCACAGTCACTAACACCATACGTTTCCATCTTTCACTCTTCTCGCATTCCTCCATTAAGGCTCCAGTCTCAGAATTCATTGTGCTTTATCCATTGTTCCATCATACCTAGTACGCCCCCTTCCTCATTCTAGACCGGTCTACCCGCAGGTGACACCGGTGATGTCTCCAACTCGTATCTCATTCCCGTCGGGATGCGAACCCGAGGTTCTGTTGGTCTCGTCTGCCTTGTCATCTCGGCAGGAGACCCAATGCTGTTAAGCTCCGTGGGTGGGCTAAAGTCCGTCAATTCGGGAGGCAAACGATCGCCGTCCAGTtccttcttggtggtgccTTCTGCCAGAGAACCTGAATTCGCAGTATCAAGCTCGGGCTTTTGGCCATAAGGAGAGTTGTTGTCTCCGGGAGGATTCCCGTTGCTGGTCTCCCTTGTGCGTTGTGTTCGGGGTCGTATGTAGGAGTAGAAGCAGAAGCTGAACAAGGCGACGAGAACAAAGGTGCCTCCGACTGCAGGTCCAACGGTCAGGGCGATGGGCTTCGGGaggcgtggtggtggccatggtAAATGTCGATAGGGTAGTGTCTTGTGTGAAGATCAACGTGCTTGAAAGAGTGGATGAATCAGCTTCGGATGGTGACGACTCGGAAGAAGTTGCGTCAAGCGAAGTTGTATCAGAGGCAGTTCTGTCGAAAGAAGTGCGTTAGGAGAGGTTGTCTCAGATGAAGTCGTGTCTGAAGAAGCGAAGAAGGCCAACCAGACGAAATCTAATAAGACCGAGGCAATTCAGAAGAGGTTAAATCAACGCTTGTCAAGTCATGGCTTGCAGTTGCACTGGATAAGCTCTCTTTCGATAGCGACTCTGAAGAGAATGACTGAGTGGAAAGGATGCTGGGCAAAGACTCTTCAGATTTCTGACCGGTTTCAATACCCGTGAACGTGGTCTCCTCGGAACTAGTGGTGGTGCATGGCGGCAAATCGACGTCTCTCCACACAAGCTGGATCACAGGGGATACGGAGGCAGAGATAAGGGTGCGTTTCTATGTGTGCCGGCTGTCATCGAAGATTGTTGTCAATGTACTTTCTGTTGCTGAAACAGTAACCAAGGGAAGGGCTCCATCTATGACACCTTGGAACGGACAGCTGGCGCATGTAAACATCCCAGTGGTGACTGTCTGGAAACATGCTATCGCGTGTCTGTTGAAGGGTTCTCCAGAATAAAGGCCGTATCCGCGTATCGAATTCAGTCAGTATGGCACCCAGTTTGGACTCATCCAAATTTACTGAGACTTATCTAGACAACTTACGTCGAGCAGCAGAGTGCGCCAGTCTCGTCACTTTCTAACAGGTCGGCAAAATCGTGAAGGACATCGAAATACTGACCATCGCGGGTCACATTGTATGCAGTAGACCACCCATCTGGACGGATCAAGCCTCGGGAATGGAAAAGGCCTGCCGAAAAGGGATATGCCGGCATGCGTATCGGGAAACACTGCCGATCCATGCAGCCGGTTGAAATGTACATATAACACCCATTTCGGTTCGTCGAGGACCCAATTACACATGATGAGCAttctggcggtggtgtagtAACTGTTGTCAAGGGCACTATGATGGAGCGGGTTGGCATCCATTCTGCGATTGCTGTGATTGCAATGCGTAAGCGATTCAATGGGGTTCTCGGCCGTGAGATTAACACGGTGGAGATGTTGACTGCTAACTTCAAACAAGGCGGTTGTTAGTATAAGAGATAGTATAAATCAAATGGGTGCTGGGTTATGAGAAGCGAGACAGAAAGCAGCACGCACATGCAAGTCCATCTTAAGCAACTACTGATGACGGCATCATGAATTCCCCTTCATCTGTCAGTGAAACCCATACATAAACCGATACTCATGTCACTTGGGTCACACTTCACACGTCGGGTGACATCATTCAGCCTTCATCGTACAAGGTGTCATCTTCCATAACATTTGTTCGACATGGCTACGCTGAACCGGTCTCAAGGAAACATCATTTCAAGATCAAGCTCCAGGACACAGCCCAACCATAGAGCAAACCTCCCAGATATGCCCATCCAAGTCCTCAAAGCTGCGGTTGTACATGCCCATATCCTGCCCATAATTCTTCAACACATACGGATCTGCCTTGCCACCTGCATTGACCGCCTGCTCAATAAACGCATCCACACTCGCTTTGTCTTTCGCcatgaaagaaaaaagggcCTCGGTCGACTTGAAAGCGTCAACAACGGATGTGCCAGGCCGGTTGAATGTTTTGAAACGCTCATGGACATGAATCATGAGAGAGACTTGGGAGTTGGCACCGGGAAGGCGGAATGCGGAAGATTTGTCATCGGACCAAAGCTTGATGTGGTCGAAGTTGAGAGCGACGAAGAAGGCGGTTGCTTTCTCGAGATTTATGGTTGGGAGATTGACAAAGAAGgtaggggggttggtgacaCTGGTTTCGGAGGACATGGTGACCGGTTGGACTCTGGTCGCTCAGGGAAGTTAAGTGAGTTGTTAAAGGATGCTGTGTGGGAGTTCAATTGATGGGATGAAGGCTGGCAAAGATGTCAACTATTATACCCATCATTCAACGCTCACATCATCGATAGACGGCATGATATTTGTCCCGAGCTGCGATGAGCTGACAATGGTTTGGCTCTTTACCAAGACATGGCGCGTCTGTGTTGGGAATCGCGCGTCGCTGCCTGGAAGCTAAGGTGGCATCAGGCTGGCCTGCTCGCGTCCATTGCACGAGTTCCCGTGATTTGCCGGGACTTGCTCCAATCATGACCGCGGGGCACAGGCCAGGGAGCCTTGTGTTTGCAGTTTTCAAGTATTGACCCGAGACGTACGTTGCTTTTGCTGCAGAAACCATCGACTCCCGGTCAGCTTTACATCATGGCATCGGTTCACCGGCCCAGCCAGCTTTCCCGCCCTCGTGTGGTTTCCACAGCAATTTTTTGGCCCATGCTGTTCCCCTTGGTCAACGGCAGACTGGTGAGCGACTCGTCGGCTTGGTGAAGCAAACGGGCTTACGAATTCGGCTGTGCTTCTTCATTCCCGTCAGACAGATAGCTGTACAACATCCACAGTTTGTTTGATAGGCTATCTGGCTGCAGTGCGAACGAAGCTCTGCCTTTACCCGTGACAATCTCAACCAAAGGCGCGAGCTTTGTCCAGCTCGGTGAAAACACTACGAGTGACAGGAAATCTCCCCAAAAGTTCTCTACTTCCTCCGACAACATGTTTGTCACAGGGCAGACAACTACAACCATTCGAGGTGGCAATGATGACACTACTAGCAAGGTCAGAGTCGACTGGTCGACAGCTCACCGGCCCACTGACGACGGTTTACACCCCATCACACAATTGCAGATTTGGCTTTGTCGAATCTGGGAATAGCGATGCATCGACCACCACTCTTGACACCATCGGCTATGCCTATGGAAGCGATTGTCCCAGCATCAGGTCATGTCTGCCGAGCATGCCAACAGCAGTCCGGCGAGACTTCTACTCGCCCAGTCTCTACTGTCcgatgggatgggaaagggcGACAAAGATCACCCATGGGATGACCGACAGTGTTCGAGCAATCAACATCCTTCGAGCTCTTTCCACAGACGAAACAGCTGCGTTCTGCTGTCCATCGTGAGTCTCACGGTCCAGAAACTCCGCCAGCCTGGGTTCACCCGCTAACCATGATGACTCGAAATAGCGAATTTACCTTTAGCTACAGCGTCTGGTCCTCAACTGACGCCCTCCCTTACTGCTCGTCAACCATGATAGACGGGACCTTTACCTATTGGACCTGCAACCCTCGAGGCTACAGCCTTGAACAAAGGTTACGAGTGGGCGGGACAGTTACCCTGTCGGCAATCACCTCCGAGCGCCTTGCCGCACAAGCAACTATCACGATGGAATCTCTTCCCAATGTCTATGGGAGACAAAACATGGATGCGATTAACAATAGCACTCAGGCTCCAACCTTGGTGGTTTCGTCAGCTCTCACCCGCGCGCCTGCCATCCAGCTCGTCTGGCGCTCTATCGACCTCCCCGCGGCAGCAAATAACGGAACACCAAACGGCAATTCTCCCTCGGTCAACACCGCCGGGGTAGTGGTGGGCGCTACTGTTGGTGCTGCGGTTGCGATATCCCTCATAGTGTTCGTAATCTGGCTCTGGTgcaggaaaaagaaagaaaagtcTGGCACTGTGTACGAAACTACGGAGAACACTGGAAACGACGATGAGAGCAAAGCTCAATCAGAATTGGCAGCCGGAAGTGCTGTCGTAGAGCTGTCCACAGCTGGCAGTCCCGAATTACCTGCCAGTCCAATAACACTGCGCAATGCTGATGCTTCTGATGGTTCGTTTag
This window encodes:
- a CDS encoding hypothetical protein (EggNog:ENOG503P7ID; COG:S); translation: MSSETSVTNPPTFFVNLPTINLEKATAFFVALNFDHIKLWSDDKSSAFRLPGANSQVSLMIHVHERFKTFNRPGTSVVDAFKSTEALFSFMAKDKASVDAFIEQAVNAGGKADPYVLKNYGQDMGMYNRSFEDLDGHIWEVCSMVGLCPGA
- a CDS encoding hypothetical protein (EggNog:ENOG503PQK7), encoding MMTLLARSESTGRQLTGPLTTVYTPSHNCRFGFVESGNSDASTTTLDTIGYAYGSDCPSIRSCLPSMPTAVRRDFYSPSLYCPMGWERATKITHGMTDSVRAINILRALSTDETAAFCCPSEFTFSYSVWSSTDALPYCSSTMIDGTFTYWTCNPRGYSLEQRLRVGGTVTLSAITSERLAAQATITMESLPNVYGRQNMDAINNSTQAPTLVVSSALTRAPAIQLVWRSIDLPAAANNGTPNGNSPSVNTAGVVVGATVGAAVAISLIVFVIWLWCRKKKEKSGTVYETTENTGNDDESKAQSELAAGSAVVELSTAGSPELPASPITLRNADASDGSFRAVVPTGRAGTDSRPSVAYELDSELDRRDVGAKSMSEGHNVPTTGRLE